Proteins found in one Pseudomonas marvdashtae genomic segment:
- the rplD gene encoding 50S ribosomal protein L4 — protein sequence MQLNVNDAQAIEVSELTFGGEFNETLVHQAVVAYMAGGRQGSKQQKTRSDVRGGGKRPWRQKGTGRARAGTIRSPIWRGGGTTFAARPQDHTQKLNKKMYRAAMRSILAELVRTDRLVVVQDFAVDAPKTKDLLNKLTGMGLTDVLIVSEVVDQNLYLAARNLPHVDVRDVQGSDPVSLIAYDKVLITVSAVKKFEELLG from the coding sequence ATGCAATTAAATGTAAATGACGCTCAAGCGATCGAAGTTTCCGAACTGACATTTGGCGGCGAATTCAACGAGACGCTGGTTCACCAAGCAGTCGTGGCCTACATGGCCGGCGGCCGTCAAGGTAGCAAGCAGCAAAAGACCCGTTCCGACGTTCGTGGTGGCGGTAAGCGCCCGTGGCGTCAGAAAGGTACTGGCCGTGCTCGTGCCGGTACTATCCGTAGCCCAATCTGGCGTGGCGGCGGTACCACTTTCGCAGCTCGTCCTCAGGATCACACCCAGAAGCTGAACAAGAAGATGTATCGCGCAGCAATGCGTTCCATCCTTGCTGAGCTGGTGCGTACTGATCGTCTGGTCGTGGTTCAGGACTTCGCTGTTGATGCACCGAAGACCAAAGATCTGCTGAACAAACTGACCGGCATGGGCCTGACTGACGTCTTGATCGTGTCTGAAGTAGTTGATCAGAACCTGTACCTGGCTGCTCGCAACCTGCCACACGTTGATGTACGTGACGTGCAAGGTTCCGATCCAGTTAGTCTGATCGCATACGACAAGGTGTTGATCACCGTGTCGGCCGTGAAGAAATTCGAGGAGCTGCTGGGATGA
- the rplW gene encoding 50S ribosomal protein L23 — protein sequence MNQERVFKVLLGPHVSEKATVLADKKGQFVFKVATDATKLEIKKAVESLFSVKVERVTTLNVLGKSKRTARGLGKRNDWKKAVISLQPGQDLDFSSSAE from the coding sequence ATGAACCAGGAACGCGTATTTAAAGTTCTGCTCGGCCCGCACGTTTCCGAGAAGGCTACGGTTCTGGCTGACAAGAAAGGCCAGTTCGTTTTCAAGGTTGCAACTGACGCAACCAAGCTGGAAATCAAGAAGGCCGTCGAAAGCCTGTTCAGCGTGAAAGTAGAGCGTGTTACTACCCTGAATGTTCTGGGTAAGAGCAAGCGCACTGCTCGCGGTCTGGGCAAGCGTAATGACTGGAAGAAGGCAGTTATCTCCCTTCAGCCAGGCCAAGATCTCGATTTCAGCAGCAGTGCTGAGTAA
- the rplB gene encoding 50S ribosomal protein L2 has protein sequence MAIVKCKPTSPGRRFVVKVVNQELHKGAPHAPLLEKKSKTGGRNNNGRITTRHIGGGHKQHYRLVDFRRNDKDGIAATVERIEYDPNRTAHIALLLYADGERRYIIAPKGVSAGDQLIAGALAPIKPGNALQLRNIPVGSTVHGIELKPGKGAQIARSAGASAQLIAREGVYVTLRLRSGEMRKVLAECRATLGEVSNSEHSLRSLGKAGAKRWRGVRPTVRGVAMNPVDHPHGGGEGRTSGGRHPVSPWGFPTKGAKTRGNKRTDKMIVRRRK, from the coding sequence ATGGCAATCGTTAAATGCAAACCGACTTCCCCTGGCCGCCGTTTTGTGGTCAAGGTGGTCAACCAGGAGCTGCATAAAGGCGCTCCTCACGCACCGCTGCTCGAGAAAAAATCGAAGACTGGTGGTCGTAACAACAATGGTCGTATTACCACGCGTCACATCGGTGGTGGCCATAAGCAGCATTATCGTCTGGTCGACTTCCGTCGCAACGACAAGGATGGCATCGCTGCCACCGTCGAGCGTATCGAATACGATCCAAACCGTACTGCTCACATCGCTCTGCTGCTGTACGCAGATGGCGAGCGTCGCTACATCATCGCCCCTAAAGGCGTGAGTGCTGGCGACCAGCTGATCGCAGGTGCCCTGGCACCGATCAAGCCGGGCAACGCTCTGCAACTGCGTAACATTCCAGTTGGTAGCACCGTACACGGCATCGAATTGAAGCCAGGTAAAGGCGCACAGATCGCTCGTTCCGCTGGTGCTTCGGCTCAGCTGATCGCTCGTGAAGGTGTCTACGTGACCCTGCGTCTGCGTTCTGGTGAGATGCGTAAAGTACTGGCTGAATGCCGTGCGACCCTGGGCGAAGTCTCGAACTCCGAGCACAGCCTGCGTTCGTTGGGTAAAGCTGGTGCCAAGCGCTGGCGTGGCGTTCGCCCAACCGTTCGTGGTGTTGCCATGAACCCGGTTGACCACCCACATGGTGGTGGTGAAGGTCGTACCTCTGGTGGTCGTCATCCGGTATCGCCATGGGGCTTCCCGACTAAGGGCGCGAAGACTCGTGGTAATAAGCGTACCGACAAAATGATCGTCCGTCGTCGCAAGTAA
- the rpsS gene encoding 30S ribosomal protein S19 yields the protein MPRSLKKGPFIDLHLLKKIEVAAEKNDRKPVKTWSRRSMILPQMVGLTIAVHNGRQHVPVLVNEDMVGHKLGEFAGTRTYRGHVADKKAKR from the coding sequence GTGCCACGTTCTCTGAAAAAAGGTCCTTTTATTGATCTTCACCTACTGAAGAAGATCGAAGTGGCGGCGGAAAAGAACGATCGCAAACCAGTTAAGACCTGGTCGCGTCGTTCGATGATCCTGCCACAAATGGTCGGTCTGACCATCGCAGTACACAACGGTCGCCAGCACGTCCCAGTTCTCGTGAACGAAGACATGGTCGGCCACAAACTGGGCGAGTTCGCCGGTACCCGCACATATCGTGGGCACGTGGCTGACAAGAAAGCCAAGCGTTAA
- the rplV gene encoding 50S ribosomal protein L22, whose translation MEVAAKLSGARISAQKARLVADQIRGKKVGEALNLLAFSSKKAAEIMKKVLESAVANAEHNEGADVDDLKVSTVFVNEGRSLKRIMPRAKGRADRIVKRSCHITVKVADK comes from the coding sequence ATGGAAGTAGCCGCTAAGTTGTCGGGCGCTCGAATCTCCGCCCAGAAAGCCCGCTTGGTCGCCGACCAGATCCGCGGGAAGAAGGTGGGCGAAGCGCTCAACCTGTTGGCTTTCAGCAGTAAGAAAGCCGCCGAGATCATGAAGAAAGTGCTGGAGTCGGCCGTAGCCAACGCCGAGCATAACGAAGGCGCAGACGTTGATGACCTGAAGGTCAGCACCGTTTTCGTCAACGAAGGGCGTTCGCTGAAGCGCATCATGCCACGTGCCAAAGGCCGTGCTGATCGCATCGTCAAGCGGTCTTGCCATATCACTGTCAAGGTTGCTGACAAGTAA
- the rpsC gene encoding 30S ribosomal protein S3, translated as MGQKVHPIGIRLGIVKEHTSVWYADGRTYADYLFADLKVREYLQDKLKSASVSRIDIHRPAQTARITIHTARPGIVIGKKGEDVEKLRQDLTKQMGVPVHINIEEIRKPELDGMLVAQSVAQQLERRVMFRRAMKRAVQNAMRIGAKGIKIQVSGRLGGAEIARTEWYREGRVPLHTLRADIDYANYEAHTTYGVIGVKVWIFKGEVIGGRQEELKPQAPAPRKKAAK; from the coding sequence ATGGGTCAGAAAGTACATCCCATTGGCATTCGCCTGGGAATCGTCAAGGAGCACACCTCCGTCTGGTACGCAGACGGTCGGACTTATGCGGACTATTTGTTCGCTGATCTGAAGGTGCGTGAGTATCTCCAAGACAAACTAAAAAGCGCGTCCGTAAGCCGTATCGATATCCATCGTCCGGCGCAGACTGCACGCATCACCATCCACACCGCTCGTCCAGGTATCGTTATCGGGAAGAAAGGTGAAGATGTTGAGAAGCTGCGTCAGGACCTGACCAAGCAAATGGGTGTGCCTGTGCACATCAATATCGAAGAGATCCGCAAGCCGGAGCTCGACGGTATGCTGGTTGCGCAGAGCGTAGCTCAGCAGCTGGAGCGTCGCGTAATGTTCCGTCGCGCTATGAAGCGCGCTGTACAGAACGCAATGCGCATTGGTGCCAAAGGCATCAAAATCCAAGTGAGCGGTCGTCTCGGCGGTGCTGAAATCGCACGTACTGAATGGTATCGCGAAGGTCGTGTGCCTCTGCACACCCTGCGTGCCGACATCGACTATGCCAACTACGAAGCTCACACCACTTACGGTGTGATCGGTGTAAAGGTTTGGATCTTCAAAGGCGAAGTAATTGGTGGTCGCCAAGAAGAACTGAAACCACAAGCACCAGCGCCTCGTAAAAAAGCTGCTAAGTAA
- the rplP gene encoding 50S ribosomal protein L16, which translates to MLQPKRTKFRKQMTGHNRGLALRGSKVSFGEFALKSVARGRLTARQIESARRALTRHVKRGGKIWIRVFPDKPVTKKPLEVRMGKGKGNVEYWVAQIQPGKVLYEIEGVSEELAREAFALAAAKLPLATSFVKRTVM; encoded by the coding sequence ATGTTGCAACCAAAGCGTACGAAGTTCCGCAAGCAGATGACCGGTCACAACCGTGGCCTGGCATTGCGCGGTAGCAAAGTCAGCTTCGGCGAGTTCGCGCTGAAGTCTGTTGCTCGTGGTCGTCTCACCGCTCGTCAGATCGAGTCAGCGCGTCGTGCTCTGACCCGTCACGTAAAACGTGGCGGCAAGATCTGGATCCGTGTATTCCCGGACAAGCCTGTCACCAAGAAGCCACTCGAAGTTCGGATGGGTAAAGGTAAGGGTAACGTGGAGTACTGGGTTGCCCAGATTCAGCCAGGCAAAGTCCTGTATGAAATCGAGGGTGTTTCTGAAGAGCTGGCGCGTGAGGCTTTCGCCCTGGCTGCTGCAAAGCTGCCGCTCGCCACCTCCTTTGTTAAACGGACGGTGATGTGA
- the rpmC gene encoding 50S ribosomal protein L29 has product MKANELREKSAQQLNEQLLGLLRDQFNLRMQKATGQLGQSHLLSQVKRDIARVKTVLNQQAGK; this is encoded by the coding sequence ATGAAAGCGAATGAACTTCGTGAAAAATCAGCACAGCAGCTGAACGAGCAACTGCTCGGCCTGCTGCGCGACCAGTTCAATCTGCGTATGCAGAAGGCAACTGGCCAGTTGGGGCAGTCTCATCTGCTCTCGCAAGTTAAGCGTGACATCGCTCGCGTGAAAACTGTGCTCAACCAGCAGGCAGGTAAGTAA
- the rpsQ gene encoding 30S ribosomal protein S17, translating into MAEAEKTVRTLTGRVVSDKMDKTITVLIERRVKHPIYGKYVKRSTKLHAHDETNQCHIGDKVTIRETRPMAKTKSWALVDVLERAVEV; encoded by the coding sequence ATGGCTGAAGCCGAAAAAACTGTCCGTACGCTGACTGGCCGTGTTGTCAGCGACAAGATGGACAAAACCATCACCGTTCTGATCGAGCGTCGCGTTAAGCACCCGATCTACGGTAAATACGTTAAGCGTTCGACTAAGCTGCACGCGCACGACGAAACCAATCAGTGCCACATCGGCGACAAAGTCACTATTCGTGAAACTCGTCCGATGGCCAAGACCAAGTCTTGGGCGCTGGTTGATGTTCTCGAACGCGCTGTGGAAGTCTAA
- the rplN gene encoding 50S ribosomal protein L14: MIQTQSMLDVADNSGARRVMCIKVLGGSHRRYAGIGDIIKVTVKEAIPRGKVKKGQVMTAVVVRTRHGVRRADGSIIRFDGNAAVLLNNKQEPIGTRIFGPVTRELRTEKFMKIVSLAPEVL, encoded by the coding sequence ATGATTCAGACTCAATCCATGCTCGATGTGGCCGATAACAGCGGCGCTCGCCGTGTTATGTGCATCAAGGTGCTGGGTGGCTCCCATCGTCGTTACGCTGGTATCGGTGACATCATCAAAGTTACCGTCAAGGAAGCAATTCCTCGCGGCAAGGTGAAGAAAGGTCAAGTGATGACTGCTGTTGTAGTCCGCACTCGCCATGGTGTTCGTCGTGCTGACGGCTCCATCATCCGCTTTGATGGCAACGCTGCTGTTCTGCTGAACAACAAGCAAGAGCCAATCGGCACCCGTATCTTTGGGCCAGTGACCCGTGAACTTCGTACTGAGAAGTTCATGAAGATCGTCTCGCTCGCCCCAGAAGTGCTGTAA
- the rplX gene encoding 50S ribosomal protein L24: MQKIRRDDEIIVIAGKDKGKRGKVLKVLANNRLVIGGLNLVKRHTKPNPMSGVQGGIVEKEAPLDASNVAIFNGETNKADRVGFKVEDGKKIRVFKSTQKAVDA, encoded by the coding sequence ATGCAAAAGATTCGTCGTGACGACGAGATCATCGTGATCGCCGGCAAAGACAAAGGTAAGCGCGGTAAGGTGCTTAAGGTTCTCGCTAACAACCGTCTGGTTATTGGCGGTCTGAACCTGGTCAAGCGTCATACCAAGCCTAACCCGATGTCGGGCGTGCAGGGCGGTATCGTCGAAAAAGAAGCTCCACTGGATGCTTCTAACGTCGCCATTTTCAACGGCGAAACCAACAAGGCTGACCGCGTTGGTTTCAAAGTAGAAGACGGCAAGAAAATTCGTGTCTTCAAGTCGACCCAAAAAGCGGTTGATGCTTGA
- the rplE gene encoding 50S ribosomal protein L5, with product MARLKEIYRKEIAPKLKEELKLSNVMEVPRVTKITLNMGLGEAIGDKKVIEHAVADLEKITGQKVVVTYARKSIAGFKVREGWPIGVKVTLRRERMYEFLDRLLSISLPRVRDFRGLNAKSFDGRGNYSMGVKEQIIFPEIDYDKIDALRGLDITLTTTARTDDEGRALLRAFKFPFRN from the coding sequence ATGGCACGACTAAAAGAGATTTACCGGAAGGAAATCGCACCGAAACTTAAGGAAGAACTTAAGCTTTCGAACGTGATGGAAGTTCCGCGCGTTACCAAAATCACCCTGAACATGGGTCTGGGCGAAGCGATCGGCGACAAAAAAGTCATCGAGCACGCTGTTGCCGACCTGGAAAAGATCACCGGTCAGAAAGTCGTTGTGACTTACGCTCGGAAATCCATCGCTGGCTTTAAAGTCCGTGAAGGTTGGCCGATCGGCGTCAAAGTGACCCTGCGCCGTGAGCGTATGTACGAGTTCCTGGATCGTCTGCTGTCGATCTCCCTGCCTCGGGTTCGCGACTTCCGCGGCCTGAATGCCAAGTCCTTCGATGGTCGTGGCAACTACAGCATGGGCGTAAAAGAGCAGATCATTTTCCCGGAAATCGATTACGACAAGATCGACGCTCTCCGCGGTCTGGACATTACCCTGACCACCACTGCTCGGACGGATGACGAAGGTCGCGCATTGCTGCGCGCTTTCAAATTCCCGTTCCGCAACTGA
- the rpsN gene encoding 30S ribosomal protein S14 — MAKKSMKNRELKRQLTVAKYATKRAALKAIIVDLNASPEARWEATVALQKQPRDASASRMRNRCRLTGRPHGVYRKFGLGRNMLRQAAMRGDVPGLVKASW; from the coding sequence ATGGCCAAGAAGAGCATGAAGAACCGTGAGCTGAAGCGTCAGCTCACCGTTGCCAAGTACGCCACCAAGCGTGCAGCGCTGAAAGCGATCATCGTGGATCTGAACGCAAGTCCAGAAGCACGTTGGGAAGCTACCGTAGCACTGCAGAAGCAGCCACGTGACGCCAGCGCCTCGCGCATGCGTAACCGCTGCCGCCTGACTGGTCGTCCGCACGGCGTGTACCGCAAGTTCGGCCTCGGCCGTAACATGCTGCGTCAAGCTGCAATGCGTGGTGACGTTCCAGGTCTGGTTAAAGCCAGCTGGTAA
- the rpsH gene encoding 30S ribosomal protein S8, producing MSMQDPLADMLTRIRNAQMAEKSVVSMPSSTLKVAVAKVLKDEGYIAGYQISSEIKPLLSIELKYFEGRPVIEEVKRVSRPGLRQYKSVDDLPKVRGGLGVSIVSTNKGVMTDRAARAAGVGGEVLCTVF from the coding sequence ATGAGTATGCAGGACCCGTTAGCGGACATGCTAACTCGTATCCGTAATGCCCAGATGGCTGAAAAGTCCGTCGTAAGCATGCCATCTTCTACGTTGAAGGTAGCTGTTGCCAAAGTCCTGAAGGACGAAGGTTACATTGCGGGTTATCAGATCAGCAGCGAAATCAAGCCTCTGCTGTCCATCGAGCTGAAGTACTTCGAAGGCCGTCCGGTCATCGAGGAAGTGAAGCGCGTTAGCCGTCCTGGCCTGCGTCAGTACAAGTCCGTCGATGATCTGCCAAAAGTTCGTGGCGGTCTCGGTGTGTCTATCGTCTCCACCAACAAAGGTGTGATGACGGATCGTGCTGCGCGCGCTGCCGGTGTCGGCGGCGAAGTTCTTTGCACTGTGTTCTAA
- the rplF gene encoding 50S ribosomal protein L6, whose product MSRVAKNPVKLPAGVEVKFAGQQLSVKGAKGTLQLNIHSSVEIVEEAGELRFAARNGDQQTRAMAGTTRALVNNMVQGVSQGFERKLQLVGVGYKAQAKGTVLNLALGFSHPVDYELPEGITAETPSQTDILIKGIDKQLVGQVAAEIRDFRPPEPYKGKGVRYADEVVRRKEAKKK is encoded by the coding sequence ATGTCACGCGTCGCTAAGAACCCCGTTAAGCTGCCAGCCGGTGTCGAAGTCAAATTCGCAGGCCAACAGCTTTCGGTGAAGGGTGCCAAGGGCACTCTGCAACTGAACATCCATTCGTCCGTTGAGATCGTTGAAGAAGCTGGTGAGCTGCGTTTCGCTGCTCGCAATGGCGATCAACAGACTCGCGCAATGGCTGGTACCACTCGTGCGTTGGTAAACAACATGGTCCAAGGCGTAAGCCAAGGCTTCGAGCGCAAGCTCCAGCTGGTCGGTGTTGGTTACAAAGCGCAAGCAAAAGGCACAGTGCTGAACCTGGCTCTTGGCTTCTCGCACCCAGTGGATTATGAACTGCCGGAAGGCATCACCGCTGAGACTCCTAGCCAGACCGATATCCTGATCAAGGGCATCGACAAGCAGCTGGTAGGTCAAGTGGCCGCCGAGATCCGCGACTTCCGTCCACCAGAGCCGTACAAAGGCAAAGGTGTGCGCTACGCGGACGAAGTCGTCCGTCGTAAAGAAGCCAAGAAGAAGTAG
- the rplR gene encoding 50S ribosomal protein L18 — translation MTDKKVTRLRRARKARLKMHELEVVRLCVFRSSQHIYAQVISADGNKVLASASTLDKELRDGATGNIDAATKVGQLVATRAKAAGVSQVAFDRSGFKYHGRVKALADAAREAGLEF, via the coding sequence ATGACCGACAAAAAAGTTACTCGACTGCGTCGCGCTCGCAAAGCACGCCTGAAAATGCACGAACTCGAAGTCGTGCGTCTCTGCGTGTTCCGCTCGTCGCAGCACATCTACGCCCAGGTCATTTCGGCCGACGGCAACAAAGTCCTGGCAAGTGCCTCGACTTTGGATAAAGAACTGCGTGATGGTGCCACTGGCAACATCGACGCGGCCACTAAGGTTGGCCAGCTGGTCGCTACGCGTGCTAAAGCCGCTGGCGTCTCGCAGGTGGCTTTCGACCGCTCTGGCTTCAAGTACCACGGCCGCGTCAAGGCGCTGGCTGATGCTGCTCGTGAAGCTGGGCTGGAGTTCTAA
- the rpsE gene encoding 30S ribosomal protein S5 — MSNNDQKRDEGYIEKLVQVNRVAKTVKGGRIFTFTALTVVGDGKGRVGFGRGKSREVPAAIQKAMEAARRNMIQVDLNGTTLQYAMKSAHGASKVYMQPASEGTGIIAGGAMRAVLEVAGVQNVLAKCYGSTNPVNVVHATFKGLKAMQSPESIAAKRGKSVKEIF, encoded by the coding sequence ATGTCAAATAACGACCAAAAGCGCGACGAAGGCTACATCGAGAAGCTGGTTCAAGTTAACCGCGTAGCCAAAACCGTTAAAGGCGGCCGTATCTTCACTTTCACCGCGTTGACCGTGGTTGGTGATGGTAAGGGCCGTGTTGGCTTCGGCCGTGGCAAGTCGCGTGAAGTGCCTGCTGCGATCCAGAAGGCAATGGAAGCTGCTCGCCGCAACATGATCCAGGTTGATCTGAACGGCACCACCCTGCAGTACGCAATGAAGTCCGCCCATGGCGCTTCGAAGGTGTACATGCAGCCTGCTTCTGAAGGTACCGGTATCATCGCTGGCGGCGCTATGCGTGCTGTCCTCGAAGTTGCTGGCGTTCAGAACGTTCTGGCCAAGTGCTACGGCTCGACTAACCCAGTAAACGTGGTTCACGCCACTTTCAAGGGTTTGAAAGCAATGCAGTCTCCTGAATCCATTGCCGCCAAGCGTGGCAAAAGCGTCAAGGAGATCTTCTGA
- the rpmD gene encoding 50S ribosomal protein L30: MATVKVTLIKSMTGRIPNHRLCVKGLGLRRIGHTVEVLDTPENRGMINKAYYMLRVEG; the protein is encoded by the coding sequence ATGGCTACCGTAAAAGTTACGCTGATCAAAAGCATGACCGGCCGCATCCCTAACCACAGATTGTGCGTTAAGGGTTTGGGTCTGCGTCGCATCGGTCACACTGTAGAAGTCCTGGATACTCCCGAGAATCGCGGGATGATCAACAAGGCTTACTACATGC